The Verrucomicrobium spinosum DSM 4136 = JCM 18804 DNA segment GAGCCGGCCGTCGATGAGACGAACCACTTCACCGATCGTGATGTCCACTTGGGGCTTGGCCAGGCGGCATCCGCCTTCCTTGCCTCTCTTGCTTTCCACGTAGCCTGCCAAACGAAGCTCTTGAAGGATGTTTTCAATGAACTTGAACGGCAGGTTTTCGCCCTCAGCCAGGTTCGAGACAGATACGACATCCTTGCCCTGCCGCTGGGCAATGCCCAATCGGATAAGGGTTCGGAGGGCATATTCGCCTTTTTTGGTGAGGTGCATGAGCAATGTATAAAGGTTCAATCTACATAGCGCAAGTAGGAATTGAAATAAAATGTCGTGTATTCCTATGGGGTGAGTGGGGAATTGGGTGGAATGATGGAGTGATGGAGGGGTGGAGGGGTGGAGGGTGGATGGGTGGAGGGTGGATGGGTGGAGGGTGGAGGGTGGAGGGTGGAGGGTGGAGGGTGTGTGGGTAAGGCGTGCGTGAAGCGCCGCTTTTGCGGCCCTTTTTGGGGAATTAAAACCGGGAAATCAGAGCAGGGCGGTGGGGATTGGGGGAGGGCTGAAGCGCACCCATGCATTGAGGGCCAAGGGCCCGGGGTCATACCAGCCCAGGGCGGCGCCCTGGGTTGACGTGTCCAAAAAAGAATTCAGAGGGCTGAAGGCCTGGAGTCATCGAACTGCCCTGGGCCATGAATCCGCCTGAATGACGCCGGGCCTTCAGCCCTCAGAACTTCTTGTTACCTTATACCTGGGGCGTTGCCCCAGGCTGGTATGAATCCGGGCACTTGGTCCTCATGACCGAATCGCGGGGATTGGCCACGGATCGCTTGTATGCATCGTAAAGATAATGCCGTGGGTCCGGCGATTTCCTCACCGCGACACCGCATAGAATACCACTGACGCTGGGCTCTCTGATCTTGGCGGATTCTCGCACTTTCACTTCCCGCCGCGACCGCCCGACTTGAACTGGGATGTCGCGTTCATCCACGACGCATTGAGGGCCAACGGCCCGGGGTCATACCAGCCCAGGGCAACGCCCTGGGTAGGACGAACAAAAATGATCTGAGGGCTGAAGGTCCGGATTCATTCAGTCGCCTGCCGCATCGCTTGTCTCCTCGCCCCAAACACACGGCCTCCTTTCTCTTTCCTCTATCCAAATCACGGGCTTGATCTTTATTCCAGGGGTCATGCCTCAGTCCTTGAGCCTCGTCGTCGTCCATTTCATCTTCAGCACCCACGATCGATTCCCGTGCATCGGCCCATCCGTCCGACCGGGATTGCACGCGTACCTGGCCGAGATCGCACGAGACCTGAATTGCGATTGCTACCGCGTGGGTGGGGTGTCAGATCACGTCCATCTGGCAGTTCGATTGGCTCGCACCATTTCCATCTCCGAGTTTGTGGAGAAGCTCAAGACAGGATCTTCAAAGTGGATGAAGAAACAACAGCCCGAGCTCGGTGGATTCTCCTGGCAGCGGGGCTACGGTGCTTTTTCCGTCGCCCCGGCCGATGTCGACGCGGTGGTGGCGTACATCGACAACCAGGAGGACCATCATCGGACGCGGACGTTTCAAGACGAATACCGCGCGTTTTTGCGGAAGTACGGGGTGGAGTACAACGAGGAGTACGTGTGGGATTAAGGGCGATAACCACAAGGAAGCCTGAATGACGCCGGGCCTTCAGCCCTCAAAGTTTCCTCTTACCCCATAACCTGGGGCGTTGCCCCAGGCTGGTATGAGGCCGGGCCGTTGGCCCTCATGACCGGTTTGCGGTAGCTGGGCATGCTTCGCTCCCCAGGCATTGGGGGACACAGGCCCGGTGTCATACCAGCTCAGGGCAGCGCCATGGGGTTACGTATCCAAAAAAGAACTCAGAGGGCTGAAGGCCCGGAGTCATCATACTGCCGCGGGCGATGAATCCGCCCGAATGACGCCGGGCTTTCAGCCCTCAAAGTTTCCTATGACCCCATAACCTGGGGCGCTGCCCCAGGCTGGTATGAATCCGGGCCCTTGGCGCTCATGACCGGGTTGCGGTAGCCGGGCATACCTCGCTCCCCCTGCATTGAGGGCCAAAGGCCCGGGGTCATACCAGCCCAGGGCAACGCCCTGGGTTGACGTAACCAAAAAAGAATCAGAGGGCCAAAGGCCCGGAGTCATCAAGCGAGCCAACCACCTCCACCCCGGACCTCAGGTCTTCTGTCTCCCGCGCAGCGGGCATCACAACGCCGCCTCGACGGCCGCATAGTCGATCGCCTTCAAGCGCGCCTGCTTCACGCCCAGACGCGGCACGCACTCCAACAACGCTTTCGTGTAGGGGTGCTGCGGATTTCCTAGAACTTCCTCCGTGGTGCCGCTTTCCACGATCTGGCCGCGGAACATCACCGCCACCTTGTCCGCGATGCCGCGGATGATGGCGAAGTTGTGGGTGATCAGGATCACGCTCATGTTCAGGCTCGCCTTGAGCTCGGCCAGGAGGTCGATGATCTGCTTCTGAATGGTCACGTCCAGCGCCGTGGTCGGCTCATCGGCAATCAGCAGCCGGGGCTGGCAGCACAGCGCCATGGCGATCATCACGCGCTGCTGCATGCCGCCGCTGAGCTCGTGCGGATAGGCGCGCAGGCGTTTCTCCGGCTCTACAATGCCCACCTGGTACAGCCACTTCACGATCTCGGCGTCCAGGTCCTTCACATCCGGGCGGTGCAGTTGCAGCGCCTCCGCCATCTGGGTGCGGATGGTCAGCACCGGGTTCAAGGAAGTACTGGGCTCCTGGAACACATACGCGATCTCCTTGCCGCGGATCTTGCGCAACTCAGCCTCAGAGAGCTTCAATACATCCTTCCCGCCGAGCTGGAACGTGCTGGCCTCAATGCGTGCCGGAGGCTCGGGCAGCAGCCGCGCCAGGGAGAGGGCCGTCACGCTCTTGCCGCTGCCGCTCTCGCCCACAATGGCCATGCTCTCGCCGGCCTTCAGCTCGAGATTGATGCCTTTCACCGCCTGAAACGGCTCGCCGTGCTGCTTGTGGAACGTGATCTTCAGGTCCCGGATCTTCAACAAGTCAGTACTGGCGGCGGCGGTGGTGTCCATCACGAGGCAAAGGGTGAAATTCGAGCGACGGGAGTATCGGTGCGGAAGGCTCGGCTGAGAAGGCGAAAACTCAAGGCCCAGAGTGCCATAAGCAGGGCGGGTGCCGCAACCTCCAACGGTTCATCTAAAAATCGCGCCGCATTCTGCGCCATCATCCGGCCCCAGGTGGGCGTTTCCCCGGCTGCGTCCGGGCGGGAGGCACACAGGAAGTCGAAGACGCCCTTCCAGATCAGGACCGTGGAGGCGGTGCGCAGCAGCCAGTTCAGCAGGCTGGGCAGCGCATTGAGGAAGAGGTGATCCCACCAGTAGCCCCAGTGGCCGCGCCCCAGGGAGAAAGACGTCTCCGCCAGCCGATGGGAATTGTTCTCCTGGTAGGTCGCATGAAACGCCGCCATGCCGGGGACGGCGGTCGCCACCACCAGCAGGGCCCAGATCGTCACGTCCGGCACTCCCGGCAGGGAGGAGAAGGCCATCCACAGCAGCATCAGAGGCAGCGCCGCCAGCGTGGCCGCCAGGCCGATTTTGGGAAACAAATGAGGCCAGCGGGCAGGGGAGATGGCCAGACCGCTCACCACCACCAGCAGTGTGGCCAGCAGAGAAATCACCAAGCTGCCGCCTGCCTCACGCCAGGTGAGCTGCCATGCAGACTGCCACGCGGAGCCGGCCGGGGTCCACCACAGTGCCGTGAGCAGGGCCACCGCCAGGACCCCGCCCGCCACGGCGCAGACGCGATTCTGGGTCTGCTCCACATCTTCCACATGCTCCATGGCCGGGGGCAGGCTGCGCTTGTCCCCCAGATCCAGCAGCACATACCACGCCGCCAGCATGATGCCGGCGAGGTACACCGTGGCCGCCAGCTGGAGCGGGTGCTGCAGCTTCAGTGCATCCGCCGCAAATGCCCCCCAGCCCTCCACCATGAAGATGTGCTCCACCGGGATGGCAAAGGCCAGCAGCAGGGCCGCCGCAGGGCGGGCCAGGCGCGCCAGATGCACGCGCAGCTCCGGCATGAGGTGGCGATACTTGATGGTCGCCCGCGAGAGGCCACGGGACCTGAGCGGCCCCAGCATGGGATCCTTCAGCAGCACGCTCAGGCGGTGGGTGAAGGAGAATAGCGCCATGCCGAACACCGGTGCCGCCAGCACCAGCGCGGGCACGATCCAGGCCCACAGCGCCCGGCCCAGACGCACCGTCACGGGCTCCATGCCTGCGGGCGGGTCGTAGGGAAACAGCGTCTCCACCGGCAGCCGCCACACGCTCACCAGCAGGTACACCAGGCCAAAGGCCCACAGCATGGGCGGCACCCCCACCATGGCCCGGCCCAGCCAGCCGACCGCACGGCTGATCCGGCCGCCCGCGCCAGAGATGATCACGGCAAGCGCCAGCGCGGAGCTCAGCCCCATGGTCAGCGCCAGGGTGATCAGCAGGAAGGTGGGCAGCGCCCGCTGCACCAGCACCATCACCAGGGACTCCGCGTTCATCCCCACCGGCAGCACGCCAATGAGGAGCTCAAAGGAGTCACCCAGCGTGGCGCTGCTCCATTGCAGCAGCCCCAGCGCGAGTGCGGCGCAGACCAGAAAGGTGCGGACCGGGAGGTAAGAGGGGGCAGAGCGGAGGCGGTCCATCGGGTAAGCCTGAGAGGGAAAAGGGAGAAGGGAAGAGGGAAAAGGGGCGCTTAGGGGGCCGTGGTGGCTGGAGCAGGCGTGTTTGATTCCATGCTCTGGCGCAGATCCTGAAACAGGGCCGCCTGCTCGCGCTGGAAGCTCGGCAGCGCATCCCGCCGCACCGCCACCGGGTTGCCACCGGCGAAAAGCGGCAGGAAGGGCTTGAGCTCAAGGAGCCGCTCCTCCACCGCCTGCGCCAGGGCAGGCACCCGGGCAGGTTCAAACTCCGAGCGCAACGCAGAGAGCAGCGTGTCCAGCCCGGCATCGCTCACCCCGGAGAAATTCAGCCCACGGGCCGCCTGGCTGGAGTGCCAGTAGGGCCACTGATCCCAGGCCAGCTCGAAGTCCAGACCCAGCAGCGCTGCATCGAAGCGCCGCCCCTGGAGCCGCTGGCCGATGAGCTCCTGCCAGGGCACCTCCACCACCTGTGTATCGATCCCCAGCGCCGCCCAGGAGTCCGCCAGACGCTGCGCCAGGCGGCTGCGCTCCGGGCTGCCCGCCACCGTGAGCAGCTCGATCGTGAACACCTTGCCGTCCTTCACCACCTTGCCCTCGGCATTCTTGCTCCAGCCCATCTCGTAGAGCGCCTGCCTTCCCCGGAGCGGATCATACGCCACCGCAGGCAGCTCCGGCGTGTACCACAGCCCCGGCTGGAAGATGCCCTCACAGATCTCCCCCTGCCCTTGGAGGAAGTCATCCACCATCGCCTTGCGGTCCACAGCCTGGCCCAGGATGGCGCGGATGCGCACATCATTGAGAGGCGCCTTGCGACAGTTCCACATCACCTGCAGGCGGTTCCGCGGGCTGCTGGAGCGCACCGCCACCTCGGGATCCTCCACCATGCTCTTGATGCTGCTGCTGTCTGGCCAGAACAGGCCCACGCGCTTCATCGCAAAACCCAGGCGGATGTTTGAGGCCGACTGCCCCAGGCGAAACTCAATACCCGCTGGCTCCTCCCCGCCATGGGGTGTCCCCACACGTTGCAGGAAGAGCTGTTTGTCCGTCACCCGTGCCAGCTTGAAGGGGCCTGCCCCGGGCGGGGCATCGGTCAGGAAAGGCTTGCGCACCGCCGCCAGCTCATTGCCCTGGCGCTCGATCCACTTGGCCGGCAGGATGGGCAGCCCCACAAAGGCCGTCAGAGCCGGGCCATACGTCTCGCGGAAACTCACCCGCACCCGGGTGGGATCGCTGGAGTCCCAGAGGTGGATCATGCGCAGGATGTCCCGCCCCGGCACCGGCCACGGCTGGGCCAGCACCAGTTTCACCGTGCGCTCCACATCGGCAGAGGTCACTGGCGAGCCATCGTGAAAGGTGACGCCCGGCTTCAGGGGCATTTCCAGCAGGGGGCGCTCCAGCATCGGCGTCTTCGCCACGATCCGCATCTTCGCCCCCAGCGCGGGCAGATTCTGGTAGTAGAGCGCCAGTTCCTCGAAGAAGCGCAGCGACTCCCCGCTCACGCGCAGTTCGTACGCCTGCGGCCCGTCGAACCAGACCTCCTTCACCTGCGCCTTCTCCACCGCGTGCTGCACAAAGTACTCGTGGTGCGACCACGCGGGCTCGTTCATCTCCACCCGGATCGTCTCCACCGGCAGGGGGCCGTATTCCGCGATCGCCTGATGCACGGCCGAGCCACCCGCGCTGCCTGCGTCGGAGAAGCGCACCAGCAGCTCATTGCCCATGGCCTCCGCAGAGCTCAGGTGCAGCCGCGCCCATGCCACCGGGCCCAGTGAGCGCAGCTTCTTCGCCGCCTGCTGGGCGTACGTGTCATTGGCAAACCAGAAGCTCGTCTGCTGCGCCCACGTCCAGGACTGGGCCAGCGCGCCCTCCAGGCGTCCGTCCTTGCCAATCCGCAGGAGCGGCGCGTGCGTCAGCGTGGCCACCTGACGGTCCACCTCGCTCAGCGGCTGGTACGGGTTGAGCGTCGGCTCCAGCCCCTCGGCAGAGGCCACCACCAGATTGCCCCCGCGTAAGCGCTGGCTTTTCGCCGACTGGTCTGCTGACCAAACGGTCAACAAAGCCAGCGACAAGGGAATTCCAAAGATGACCCACCGCGATTTGAGCATGCAAAGAGCCACCACCTAAGCAGGAGCCGCTTCGGAAGGCAAGTTGCAGGGAACAATTGTGGCGGATTGCAAATTTGCTCGGGAGCGCGTCGCATTCTGGCGGTGTCAAGAGGGGCAGGAAGTCGGCTCACACTTCAAAGATTCAGAAATCTCTCCATCTGGGATGACGGCCGGAACAGAATCACGTCAGCGTCTGTGTCGCATCTCTATGGTTTTTATGGCAAGACTGCCTTGGGGGGCTTAGGTTTCCCCCTCCTGCGAGATCCAAGTCCCTAAAGATTCGACGTGAAGGTCGATTGGGAACATTTGATGATTGCGATCAACGATGAAGTTCCTAGGATGAGCATCATTGACCTTGCGCCCATCTGGATGAATCCAGAGATGTTGTGAATGTTGAGTGTATCCCTGTCCTCCAAACCATTTCGCAATCTGTTGATACGTTGGGGACTTTCCTGGAATGAACTCCTGGGACATTACCAAGGCTGCACCATCAGGGGTCTCAATGATGCCCTCGATCCGCATATCGTCACCGAACAGCAGGTTGCAGTTTATTACGTTTTGAACGTATATGCTCAAATCCCAATTGAGTCCGAAGTGAGGCGGTTTCGTGACTTTTATCACCCTTCCAGCTTCTGCCCAAGAGAATACTCGGTGCTCGTATCCGCCTTCTAAGCGTTTGAGATCCGCAATTCTTGATTCGAATTGACCGTGGTCGAGGATGAGTCCTTTTTCTTGGGCCCAATGTACCAAGGATTCGGACTGGGAACGCTCCCATTTGTCCGCATCATTCGGTGCATTTGCTGCCGATTCATGTGCTTGCGCACGTACAAGCAACTCTTGGAGCGTTCTAGACGCATCTCCGCAGGCGTCAGGATTTTCACATCCTGCGCTGGTTGATGAGATGAATCGAATTCCATGATTCACAATAATAGCATAGCTATTTTTAAGTGTCAAAATGTGCAAGCTATAGTGCTTCGGGAAAGTTTCAAATCCCTGAGCTCCCAAAACGTCTGGCCGTCTTTAATCAGGCATCCAACCTCAGCAGCGAAAGTACACGCGGACTCGGCTTGAGATCTGATGATTTCACTCCGTTGAGCCCCAGCGCCTTCGCTGTCGTCTCCATGAAGGTCTGATAGTCGGTTGCGGAAGGCTGCAAGCAAATAGATGGATGACCGCTCGGGGGAGCCGTCTTCAGGGATTTGTTTTTTTCACTCACAGAGTAGAACTAGCTTAGCTATTTTTACGGAAGTCAAACCTCCTGGCAGTTCCTCAACAGCGCCTCGATGGCTCAACCGCCCGGAGTTGCAGCAAGCGTAATCACCTCACCAGGAGTGCGATAGGGCACGATTTCCAATTTCCCGGCCCAAGCTTTCAGCCGGACTGCCCCCGTCTGGGACTGATCCAGGAGGAGGATGCCCCGCTCCCAACAGGTCTCCCGCACGTGTTCCGGGAGCAACTGGCCAGCGGGAAAATTTTGGCTGGAGGCGATGACGACCTTGGGGGCCACCGCCGCCACAAACTCTGGCAGAAACGAGGCATCGCTGGCGTGCTGGTTCCGGATCAGGACGTCTGATTTGAGCTCGTCCGGGGTGAAGTGTTCCAGCAGTGCCTTCTCTGCCAGGAACCCGCTGTCGCCGCACCAGAGGATGCGATGCGGCCCCAGGCAGAAGCGGATCACCAGCGCCCGGTCGTCAGCGCGTCGCGACCACCACCGGGCCGGCGGGTGGAGCACCTCTG contains these protein-coding regions:
- the tnpA gene encoding IS200/IS605 family transposase, with product MPQSLSLVVVHFIFSTHDRFPCIGPSVRPGLHAYLAEIARDLNCDCYRVGGVSDHVHLAVRLARTISISEFVEKLKTGSSKWMKKQQPELGGFSWQRGYGAFSVAPADVDAVVAYIDNQEDHHRTRTFQDEYRAFLRKYGVEYNEEYVWD
- a CDS encoding ABC transporter ATP-binding protein yields the protein MDTTAAASTDLLKIRDLKITFHKQHGEPFQAVKGINLELKAGESMAIVGESGSGKSVTALSLARLLPEPPARIEASTFQLGGKDVLKLSEAELRKIRGKEIAYVFQEPSTSLNPVLTIRTQMAEALQLHRPDVKDLDAEIVKWLYQVGIVEPEKRLRAYPHELSGGMQQRVMIAMALCCQPRLLIADEPTTALDVTIQKQIIDLLAELKASLNMSVILITHNFAIIRGIADKVAVMFRGQIVESGTTEEVLGNPQHPYTKALLECVPRLGVKQARLKAIDYAAVEAAL
- a CDS encoding ABC transporter substrate-binding protein — encoded protein: MLKSRWVIFGIPLSLALLTVWSADQSAKSQRLRGGNLVVASAEGLEPTLNPYQPLSEVDRQVATLTHAPLLRIGKDGRLEGALAQSWTWAQQTSFWFANDTYAQQAAKKLRSLGPVAWARLHLSSAEAMGNELLVRFSDAGSAGGSAVHQAIAEYGPLPVETIRVEMNEPAWSHHEYFVQHAVEKAQVKEVWFDGPQAYELRVSGESLRFFEELALYYQNLPALGAKMRIVAKTPMLERPLLEMPLKPGVTFHDGSPVTSADVERTVKLVLAQPWPVPGRDILRMIHLWDSSDPTRVRVSFRETYGPALTAFVGLPILPAKWIERQGNELAAVRKPFLTDAPPGAGPFKLARVTDKQLFLQRVGTPHGGEEPAGIEFRLGQSASNIRLGFAMKRVGLFWPDSSSIKSMVEDPEVAVRSSSPRNRLQVMWNCRKAPLNDVRIRAILGQAVDRKAMVDDFLQGQGEICEGIFQPGLWYTPELPAVAYDPLRGRQALYEMGWSKNAEGKVVKDGKVFTIELLTVAGSPERSRLAQRLADSWAALGIDTQVVEVPWQELIGQRLQGRRFDAALLGLDFELAWDQWPYWHSSQAARGLNFSGVSDAGLDTLLSALRSEFEPARVPALAQAVEERLLELKPFLPLFAGGNPVAVRRDALPSFQREQAALFQDLRQSMESNTPAPATTAP